A part of Gadus morhua chromosome 17, gadMor3.0, whole genome shotgun sequence genomic DNA contains:
- the LOC115529377 gene encoding solute carrier family 12 member 3, whose translation MGQLTSKSASDAAESNTVPGIRFTSHGDPPPPHSSPRTDPGDSGPNLQIPGTGGGDSERQEMRRSSIYSTIDMVPKLDFYAGSLSPRHVRPSLETLRRPTPFDDGVWVNNSELSIPDVLETEGTEPPAGQKAPVRFGWVVGVMVRCMLNIWGVILFLRLSWITSEAGILLTCVIILLSVVITSVTALSVSAIATNGRVNSGGAYFMISRTLGPEMGGPIGVVFSFANALACALNTVGFAEVIRDLLQEFGLGMVDAENDVRIIGVITVSFLLLISLAGMEWEAKAQILFFVILLISFANYFVGTLIPPDEEKRSKGIFGYRGEIFSDNLMSKYTNGNDFFAVFAIFFPSAIGILSGVNISGDLKDPATAIPKGTLGAIFLTTLSYLGICVTIGSVVVREASGNVTDVLLGNSTDGCKGVACQLGWNFTDCMDAVGADGCQYGLAHSPKVLGQVSGFNYLITAGVFAASLSSALGFLVSAPKVFQCLCRDNIYPYIGFFAKGYGKNDEPLRAYLLCYVIAIAFILIAQLNIIAALISNFFLCSYALINFSCFHASITNSPGWRPSFHYYSKWTALVGAMISVGLMFAFSWRVAVATVCIILFLFAYVAYNKPQVNWGTSLQAGRYNIALSYSVALSRVEDHVKNFRPQCLVLTGPPNQRPALVDFVGAFTKHISLMICGDVLMASEGQSRVATETDGMVKWLNKRKVRSFYTPFDSDSLRGGTRQLMQAAGLGKLKPNTLVLGFKTGWREASEESLVDYVNTIYDTFDSNHCVILLRMMDGLDVSDHFGYEVNQCFVPDNPDQTDPSITTTQEATGDATGERMSSQQVRTAFQNNQGKKTIDVYWISDDGGLTLLVPYLLTRRKNWGQSKVRVFILGDEQNMEEGRQEMISLLKRFRLDFHDVIVMTDSERTPQPKNLKRFEDIVAPYRLNEEQQDGASESELKTLCPLKISDKEMEALRTKSNTKVRLNEIIRRNSEHAALVLVSLPVPQTDCPMSLYMAWLEALTSGLHCPVVLIRGNQQNVLTFYCQ comes from the exons ATGGGCCAACTCACATCCAAATCCGCCTCGGACGCAGCGGAATCGAACACCGTCCCCGGCATCCGTTTCACGTCTCacggagacccccccccaccccacagctCCCCCCGGACGGACCCCGGGGACAGCGGGCCCAACCTTCAGATCCCCGGCACGGGGGGGGGCGACTCGGAGAGGCAGGAGATGAGGCGGTCGTCCATCTACAGCACCATCGACATGGTGCCCAAGCTGGACTTCTACGCAGGCTCGCTGTCGCCCAGGCACGTCAGACCCAGCCTGGAGACCCTCCGCAGGCCCACGCCCTTCGAC GACGGGGTGTGGGTTAATAACTCTGAGCTGAGCATCCCGGACGTCCTTGAGACGGAGGGGACAGAGCCGCCAGCCGGCCAAAAGGCTCCAGTACGCTTCGGCTGGGTGGTGGGCGTGAtg GTTCGTTGCATGCTGAACATTTGGGGAGTCATCCTGTTTCTGCGTCTGTCCTGGATCACATCCGAGGCGGGAATCT TGTTGACCTGCgtcatcatcctcctctccgTGGTCATCACCTCCGTCACCGCCCTCTCCGTCTCCGCCATCGCCACCAACGGAAGGGTCAACTCGG GTGGAGCGTACTTCATGATCTCGCGGACGCTGGGACCTGAGATGGGCGGGCCTATCGGCGTGGTGTTCTCGTTCGCCAACGCCCTGGCCTGTGCGCTCAACACTGTGGGCTTTGCTGAGGTCATCCGCGACCTGCTGCAG GAGTTTGGCCTCGGCATGGTGGATGCCGAGAATGATGTGCGGATCATTGGGGTCATCACAGTGTCGTTCCTTCTCCTCATCTCGCTGGCCGGGATGGAATGGGAAGCCAAG GCCCAGATCCTCTTCTtcgtcatcctcctcatctccttcgCAAACTACTTTGTTGGCACTCTGATCCCCCCTGATGAAGAAAAACGATCCAAAGGCATCTTTGGCTACAGAG GTGAGATCTTTAGCGATAACTTAATGTCGAAATATACAAACGGCAACGACTTCTTCGCGGTGTTTGCCATCTTCTTCCCCTCGGCCATCGGTATTCTGTCAGGGGTCAACATATCTGGAGACCTCAAG GATCCAGCGACGGCCATCCCTAAAGGCACCCTGGGGGCCATCTTCCTCACCACGCTCTCGTACCTGGGCATCTGCGTCACAATCG GCTCTGTGGTCGTCCGGGAGGCGTCGGGGAACGTCACCGACGTCCTGCTGGGAAACTCCACCGACGGTTGTAAGGGCGTCGCCTGCCAACTGGGCTGGAACTTCACCGACTGTATGGATGCCGTCGGGGCGGATGGCTGTCAGTATGGCCTGGCCCACAGTCCAAAG GTTCTGGGTCAGGTGTCCGGCTTCAATTATCTCATCACGGCTGGCGTCTTCGCGGCCAGCTTGTCCTCTGCCCTTGGCTTTCTTGTGTCGGCCCCCAAGGTCTTTCAG TGTTTGTGCAGAGACAACATCTACCCATACATCGGGTTCTTTGCGAAGGGTTACGGGAAGAACGACGAACCACTGCGAGCCTACCTGCTTTGCTACGTCATCGCCATCGCCTTCATCCTGATTG CGCAGCTCAACATCATCGCGGCCCTGATCTCCAACTTCTTCCTCTGCTCTTACGCCCTCATCAACTTCAGCTGCTTTCATGCCTCCATCACCAACTCGCCCG GCTGGAGGCCGTCGTTCCACTACTACAGCAAATGGACGGCGTTGGTCGGGGCCATGATCTCTGTGGGGCTGATGTTTGCCTTCTCCTGGAGGGTCGCGGTGGCGACCGTCTGCATCATCCTCTTCCTGTTTGCCTACGTGGCCTACAACAAGCCTC AGGTGAACTGGGGCACGTCGCTGCAGGCTGGCCGTTACAACATCGCACTGTCCTACTCCGTGGCTCTGTCCCGCGTGGAAGACCACGTCAAAAACTTCCG ACCTCAGTGTCTGGTCCTGACGGGTCCCCCCAACCAGAGGCCGGCCCTGGTGGACTTTGTGGGCGCCTTCACCAAACACATCAGCCTCATGATCTGTGGGGACGTCCTCATG GCATCGGAGGGACAGTCTCGGGTCGCCACGGAAACCGACGGTATGGTCAAGTGGTTGAACAAGAGGAAGGTGCGTTCGTTTTACACGCCCTTCGACAGCGACAGCCTCCGAGGTGGGACCCGACAGCTCATGCAG GCGGCTGGGCTGGGCAAGCTGAAACCCAACACCTTGGTCCTGGGGTTCAAGACCGGCTGGAGAGAGGCTTCTGAAGAGAGCCTGGTGGATTACGTCAACACCATCTA CGATACGTTTGACTCCAACCACTGCGTGATACTCCTGAGAATGATGGACGGACTGGATGTGTCCGACCATTTCGGTTATGAAG TGAACCAGTGCTTTGTGCCAGATAACCCTGACCAAACAGATCCGTCCATCACAACAACCCAGGAAGCCACAG GGGACGCCACCGGCGAGAGAATGTCCAGCCAGCAGGTGAGGACGGCGTTCCAGAACAACCAGGGCAAGAAGACCATCGACGTCTACTGGATCTCCGACGACGGAG gTCTGACGCTGCTGGTGCCCTACCTCCTGACCCGGAGGAAGAACTGGGGGCAGAGCAAGGTCCGCGTCTTCATCCTCGGGGACGAGCAGAACATGGAGGAAGGGCGCCAGGA AATGATCTCTCTGCTGAAGAGGTTCCGTCTGGACTTCCACGACGTCATTGTGATGACGGACAGCGAGAGGACGCCTCAGCCCAAAAA CCTGAAGAGGTTTGAGGACATCGTCGCCCCCTATAGGCTGAATGAGGAACAGCAGGACGGCGCCTCGGAAAGCGAACTGAAGACTCTCTGTCCGTTGAAGATATCTGACAAGGAGATGGAAGCCCTCCGAACCAAG TCCAACACAAAAGTAAGATTGAACGAAATTATCCGGAGAAATTCTGAACACGCCGCCCTGGTCTTAGT GAGCCTGCCCGTGCCTCAGACCGACTGCCCCATGTCGCTCTACATGGCCTGGCTGGAAGCCTTGACGTCCGGCCTCCACTGTCCTGTTGTCCTGATACGAGGAAACCAGCAGAACGTGCTCACGTTCTACTGCCAGTGA